In Microbacterium lushaniae, the following are encoded in one genomic region:
- a CDS encoding PspA/IM30 family protein, which translates to MAKQSIFGRISTLMRANINALLDQAEDPQKMLDQLVRDYTNSIADAESAIAETIGNLRLLERDHQEDVQAAAEWGNKALAASRKADELRTAGNAGEADKFDNLAKIALQRQISAEGEAKSAEPTIASQTEVVDKLKDGLNGMKGKLEQLKGKRSELLARAKVAEAQIKVHDAVRSIDVLDPTSELGRFEDKIRREEALAAGKQELAASSIDAQFNSLEDIGELTEVEARLAALKVGGSAQPRAAIDAPSPDTV; encoded by the coding sequence ATGGCTAAGCAGTCCATCTTCGGTCGCATCTCCACACTCATGCGGGCGAACATCAACGCACTCCTCGACCAGGCCGAGGACCCGCAGAAGATGCTCGACCAGCTGGTGCGCGACTACACCAACTCGATCGCCGACGCCGAGTCGGCCATCGCCGAGACGATCGGCAACCTGCGCCTGCTCGAGCGCGACCACCAGGAGGACGTGCAGGCGGCCGCCGAGTGGGGCAACAAGGCACTCGCCGCCAGCCGCAAGGCCGACGAGCTGCGCACCGCCGGCAACGCCGGCGAGGCCGACAAGTTCGACAACCTCGCCAAGATCGCCCTGCAGCGTCAGATCTCCGCCGAGGGCGAGGCCAAGTCGGCCGAGCCGACCATCGCGTCGCAGACCGAGGTGGTCGACAAGCTCAAGGACGGCCTCAACGGCATGAAGGGCAAGCTCGAGCAGCTCAAGGGCAAGCGCAGCGAACTGCTCGCGCGCGCCAAGGTCGCCGAGGCGCAGATCAAGGTGCACGACGCGGTCCGCTCGATCGACGTGCTGGACCCCACGAGCGAGCTCGGCCGGTTCGAAGACAAGATCCGCCGCGAAGAGGCCCTCGCCGCCGGCAAGCAGGAGCTGGCCGCATCCAGCATCGACGCCCAGTTCAACAGCCTGGAGGACATCGGCGAGCTGACCGAGGTCGAGGCGCGGCTGGCGGCGCTGAAGGTCGGCGGCTCGGCGCAGCCGCGAGCGGCGATCGACGCACCCAGCCCCGACACGGTCTGA
- a CDS encoding TPM domain-containing protein: MRARWALALTTALAAAIGLAIAPAAHATPPVTLESGYVLDEAGVLSGAQVRAADERLDELFDETGLDLWVVFVDEFTDPDSPEDWANTAAVVNGLGPTQYLLAVAVDGRQYYISGDLEIGPITGDQLSAIEQQRVRPALGDEDWSGAIDAAADGFEDAAAGGTGGVPGADASDGGGMNWSLILVVLLLVAVFAIALIWLAVRRKRAATGPNAPAAKMSLEELTRRSGSALVAADEAVKTSEQELGFARAQFGDDAVAEFETVLAQAKADLDRAFTLQQQLDDATPDTEEQIRAWRGEILTLTAAAEEALDAKADAFDALRDLEANAPAELARTQQERTAVAAAISAAEAQLAALHAEYADDALTTVADNPAQARERIAFADAQLTAAQSALAAGRGGEAAVGIRAAQEAVAQARLLEDAVTRVGTDLAAAGTRAGELMREVENDITAASALPDPEGRIAAAVAAAREQLTRGRQALSSGGRRPLEALAGLDAANAALDAVIAEGRDAAERQRRAALQLDEALLQARAQVSAAEDFIGARRGAVGAEARTRLAEASTSLHHAEQLRAADPAAALAAAQRSAQLAAAASRSAQNDVGAFDGGYGGGRGSSGDGMMGAMIGGIVLNSLLSGGGGGRRSSGFGGFGGGSSSRRSSGFGGGGRSRSGGGGRSRRGGGRF; the protein is encoded by the coding sequence ATGCGCGCGCGCTGGGCATTGGCGCTGACAACGGCACTGGCCGCCGCCATCGGCCTCGCGATCGCGCCCGCCGCGCACGCCACCCCTCCCGTGACACTCGAGAGCGGCTACGTGCTCGACGAGGCCGGCGTACTCAGCGGCGCGCAGGTGCGCGCTGCGGACGAACGTCTCGACGAGCTCTTCGACGAGACGGGGCTGGACCTGTGGGTCGTGTTCGTCGACGAGTTCACCGACCCCGACAGCCCGGAGGATTGGGCGAACACCGCCGCCGTCGTGAACGGCCTCGGCCCGACGCAATACCTCCTCGCCGTCGCCGTGGACGGCCGGCAGTACTACATCTCCGGCGACCTGGAGATCGGCCCGATCACCGGCGACCAGCTCAGTGCCATCGAACAGCAGCGCGTGCGCCCCGCCCTCGGCGACGAGGACTGGTCGGGCGCGATCGACGCCGCCGCAGACGGGTTCGAGGATGCCGCGGCCGGCGGTACCGGCGGCGTCCCCGGCGCCGACGCCTCCGACGGCGGGGGCATGAACTGGTCGCTCATCCTCGTGGTGCTGCTCCTGGTCGCCGTCTTCGCGATCGCGCTGATCTGGCTCGCCGTGCGGCGCAAGCGCGCCGCAACCGGCCCGAACGCGCCTGCGGCGAAGATGAGCCTGGAGGAGCTGACCCGCCGCTCCGGTTCGGCGCTCGTGGCCGCCGACGAGGCGGTCAAGACCAGCGAGCAGGAGCTCGGGTTCGCCCGCGCCCAGTTCGGCGACGACGCCGTGGCCGAGTTCGAGACGGTGCTCGCCCAGGCCAAGGCAGACCTCGACCGCGCCTTCACGCTGCAGCAGCAGCTCGACGACGCCACCCCCGACACGGAGGAGCAGATCCGCGCATGGCGCGGGGAGATCCTCACCCTCACCGCGGCGGCCGAAGAAGCGCTCGACGCCAAGGCCGACGCCTTCGATGCGCTGCGCGACCTCGAGGCCAACGCCCCCGCCGAGCTCGCCCGCACCCAGCAGGAGCGCACCGCCGTCGCCGCCGCGATCAGCGCCGCCGAGGCGCAGCTGGCGGCACTGCACGCCGAGTACGCCGACGACGCCCTCACCACCGTCGCCGACAATCCTGCTCAGGCGCGCGAGCGCATCGCCTTCGCCGACGCGCAGCTGACCGCGGCGCAGTCCGCCCTCGCCGCCGGCCGCGGCGGCGAGGCCGCGGTGGGCATCCGCGCCGCGCAGGAGGCGGTCGCGCAGGCCCGCCTGCTCGAAGACGCCGTCACGCGCGTGGGCACCGACCTCGCCGCCGCCGGCACGCGGGCCGGCGAACTCATGCGCGAGGTGGAGAACGACATCACCGCGGCATCCGCCCTGCCCGACCCCGAGGGCCGGATCGCCGCCGCCGTCGCCGCCGCGCGCGAGCAGCTCACCCGCGGTCGCCAGGCGCTGTCGTCGGGAGGCCGGCGGCCCCTGGAGGCACTCGCGGGGCTGGATGCCGCCAACGCCGCCCTCGACGCCGTCATCGCCGAGGGCCGGGATGCCGCCGAACGCCAGCGACGCGCGGCACTCCAGCTGGACGAGGCTCTCCTCCAAGCCCGCGCGCAGGTGTCGGCGGCGGAGGACTTCATCGGCGCGCGCCGCGGCGCGGTCGGCGCCGAAGCCCGCACGCGGCTGGCCGAGGCGAGCACGTCGCTGCACCATGCCGAGCAGCTCCGGGCGGCCGATCCCGCCGCCGCCCTCGCCGCCGCGCAGCGCTCGGCGCAGCTGGCGGCGGCCGCGTCGCGTTCGGCGCAGAACGACGTCGGCGCCTTCGACGGCGGGTACGGCGGCGGCCGAGGGTCCTCCGGTGACGGCATGATGGGTGCCATGATCGGCGGAATCGTGCTGAACTCCCTCCTGAGCGGAGGCGGGGGCGGCCGGCGCAGCAGCGGCTTCGGCGGCTTCGGCGGCGGATCCTCGAGCCGGCGCAGCAGCGGCTTCGGCGGCGGCGGGCGCAGCCGCAGCGGCGGGGGCGGACGCTCACGCCGGGGAGGTGGCCGATTCTGA